From the Psychrobacter sp. P11F6 genome, the window TGCGCCAATTACGTAGCGCTCATCAACAATAAAAAACGACAAAGATTGCGCCAGTTGTTTGAGGGTTGATAAGTAAAATAGATTGGACAAATAAAAACGGACGATTCAGCATAAAGTTGAATCGTCCGTTTTTTTAAGATTAACACCAATCTGTTGAAAGATGGCTTTAATCTAAATCCTTCTTAAAACCACGCTGCTTATCACGTTCCCAATCACGGTCTTTAAGCGTTTTACGTTTGTCATGCTGTTTTTTACCCAGTGCCAAGCCAATTTGACATTTCACCAACGAGTTTTTCCAATAGCAGGATAATGGCACGCAGGCATAGCCTTTTTGGTTGACTGCACCCATTAACTTTTCGATTTCGCGGCGATTGAGCAGCAGTTTACGGGTACGGATACTATCAGGACTGACATGCGTCGAGCTGGATAGCAGCGGCTGAATATGCGCGCCAAATAAGAATGCCTCATTATTACGGAAGATAATATAGGCTTCGGTAATGGTCATTTTGCCCGCGCGAATGGCCTTGACTTCCCAACCTTGTAACGACAATCCTGCTTCAAACGTTTCTTCAATAAAATACTCGTGTCGAGCTTTTTTATTGGCACAAATTTGATTCTCTGGTTTTTTTGATTTTTTTGACATAATTTCTCCATAAGGACTGCCTACAAATACAAAGTCCTTATCTGACTAGTCCTACTGATTCCTCATCCTAACTCAATAAATGGTATTGTCTTTTATTTGGTTTATAAAATGGATGAGTCGAACCGCCTATTGTAGCAAAGCCTCTAATAAAAATGTAAGCCGGCTATTAGGACAAATGTAGCCAATATAGTCGGAGTCATTTAAGGTGGATACACAGCAATCGAGCGCAAACAGAAGACTGAGTACATTAAGTGAGATTAACCGCGGTAACTATTTACAAATGCATCGACGATAAGTATTAAGTTTGAGCAAAATTTGCTAGCATATAGCCTACTATTACTGACCCTATTAGCCACGCTATGAGCCACTCTACTTCTGCTAACTCCTCAAAGCTGCACACTAGAATTTTATATCCTGGTACCTTTGATCCTATTACCAATGGTCATGTGGACTTGGTCACACGCGCCACCAAACTGTTTGATGAGGTTGTTATTGCGGTTGCCTCAGGACATCATAAAAAGCCTTTATTTAACTTTGAGGAGCGCGTCGCCTTAGTTGAAACAGTATTTGCTGACTTACCACAAGTATCGGTCGTGGGTTTTGAAGGTTTGCTCGTTGACTTTATGCGTGAAAAAAATGCCACTGCTGTCTTACGAGGTCTGCGGGCGATGTCAGAT encodes:
- the smpB gene encoding SsrA-binding protein SmpB, with amino-acid sequence MSKKSKKPENQICANKKARHEYFIEETFEAGLSLQGWEVKAIRAGKMTITEAYIIFRNNEAFLFGAHIQPLLSSSTHVSPDSIRTRKLLLNRREIEKLMGAVNQKGYACVPLSCYWKNSLVKCQIGLALGKKQHDKRKTLKDRDWERDKQRGFKKDLD
- the coaD gene encoding pantetheine-phosphate adenylyltransferase, which translates into the protein MSHSTSANSSKLHTRILYPGTFDPITNGHVDLVTRATKLFDEVVIAVASGHHKKPLFNFEERVALVETVFADLPQVSVVGFEGLLVDFMREKNATAVLRGLRAMSDFEYEFQLANMNRELDENFEAVFLTPSQNYSFISSTMIREIAKLGGDVTKFVPPCVSQAFAEKLNLK